The nucleotide sequence CAACAAAATACCTTCTTGGGTACATAGTTCCCTAAGTCCCTTTATAAATTCGTCAGAAGGGACAATACATCCCATATTACCCGCTATGGGCTCAATAATTATGGTAGCTATCTCCCCTTTGTTCGCCTCTACCAGTGCCCGAACACTTTCCAGGTCGTTGTATTGGGCCAACAAGGTATCTTTAGCCGTACCTTGGGTGACCCCCGGACTATTAGGACTACCAAAGGTTACAGCCCCGCTTCCGGCTTGTATCAAAAACGAATCGGAATGCCCATGGTAGCAACCGGCAAATTTGATGATCTTATCTTTTCCGGTATAGCCCCGAGCCAAGCGCACGGCACTCATACAAGCTTCCGTACCACTGTTCACGAAACGGATCTTATCGATATTCGGCACCATAGATACCGCCAATTGGGCAAGCTGCGTTTCAATTTCCGTAGGCATACCAAAGGAGGTACCCTGTTTGGCCTTTTCGATAACGGCATTGATAACGGGTTCATGGGCGTGGCCCAAAATTAACGGGCCCCAAGAGGCGATATAATCGATCAATCGATTATCATCTTCATCATACAGATAGGCCCCTTTTGCCTTCTTTACAAAAATGGGATCACCGCCTACGGCCTTAAAGGCACGGACCGGTGAGTTGACACCTCCTGGAATATATTTTTGTGCCTCTGCAAACAAGGCACTGCTTCTTTGGTATAACATCTATTTATTGAAATTTTGAGTCTTAACGGTAAGTTTTTGCCCGATGGCCAAGTTATTGTCGTACATGTAGTTCCATCGCTTTAGATCATCAACGGAAACGGAATACGCCCTCGAGATCGAATATAGGGTATCTCCCTTTTGAACCACATGCACCCGACTTTGTGCACGAGACGCTATGACCGGCTCTTCCGTTTTGGGCCGATGAAAGCCCTGCTTGGCAATTTCAGTATCGTACTTGTGCAATTCGTATCGTTCTATAAGCGATATCAGTTTTTGCGGATAGTGCCTATCAGTAGCGTAACCGGCCTGTCGCAAGCCTTTGGCCCATCGTTTGTAATCGTCACTTCTGTAGTCGAAGAGAAAGGCGTAGCGGGAACGGTGTTTCAAGAAAAGGCTATGATCGCGGTACGAGTACATAGGGTGGTTGTATTTTCTAAAACACTCCCCTTTTTCATCATCATCGTGAAAGTCGTAATCGCCTTCCCAGCCGGTATGGCATTTGATCCCAAAATGATTATTGGTCTTTAGGGCCAAGGCCCCTTTTCCCAATCCGCTTTCCAAAAGGCCTTGGGCCAAGGTAATACTTGCGGGAATACCAAAAGCCTTCATTTCCATTTGGGCGATTTCGGCGAAAGTCTCAACATACTCTTCGGGCGAATCTATATTAAAACGGACGAATTTCCCGGTGTCTTCGGGCATAGGATACAGTCCGTCGTCAGACTTCTTGCTTTCCTTTTTTACGACCACAACTTCCTTCTTTTGCTTTGGCGATTCGCTTCTCGAAGCGACGGTCCGTTTGGCTTTACATCCTATAAAAAATATGCTCAAAAGAGACAATATGAAAAGTCTGCGTATCATATGTTTATCAATGGTAGATTTTTCTTTTTCAAACTCTGGTTCATTCCCGCTATACCTTGTAGCCCCCCTGTGTGGATGGCCAATATTTTGGTTTTTGGGGGGAAATACCCATTCTTGACCAAATCTAAAATACCGTAGACCATCTTACCTGTATAAACAGGGTCGAGCGGTATTTGGGTCTTTAAATTAAAATCGTTTATAAACTGCACCAATGCTTCGGTGAGCTTTGCGTAACCCCCAAAATGATAGTCGGTTATCAACTTCCAATTTCCCCTTGGAGCAAATTTACAAATATCTTCTTGTAAAAAATCTCCTTTAAGCGCCGGAAACCCCAAAACTTTTTGAGAATCATGGGCCGCATTACTGATTCCGGCAATAGTACCCCCTGTTCCCACGGCACAACAGACCACATCGAAAACAGCATCATCGGGAGTCAAAATTTCCTCACATCCCTTTATGGCCAAGGCATTCGTTCCTCCTTCGGGCAAGAGATAAAATTTACCGAAGCGTTCTTCCAGACCGGCCAAAAGCGCCTTACTATCTTTGTTACGATAGGCTTCCCTAGATATAAAGTTGAATTCCATGCCATGGGAATGTGCCAATTTCAGCGTACCGTTCCCCCGCCATTTTTCAGCAATTTCTTCCCCCCGTATCACCCCGACGGTCTTAAAACCATGGAGTTGTCCCGCATAGGCCGTGGCCGCAATATGGTTCGAGAAGGCTCCCCCAAACGTCAATAGGGTACCGAAACCCTTGGTTCGGGCCTCTTCTAGGTTGTATTTGAGTTTTCTGTATTTGTTTCCGGAAATCAAAGGATGTATCCGATCCTCCCTTTTAAGAACAAGGGAAACCGCTTTCTCGGCCAATATCGCCAGGTTTATTTCTTGATTTTTGGTCACTTCACCCATATGCAGCAAAAGTAGGGCGAAAAAGAGAACAAGTAAAGTGAAGTGTAGATTAAGCTCTACACTCCCCTATTGGGAAAGGTATTTTATAAAACTAAAAGGCTTGCGCTCACTCGTGTAGTTAAGGTTCTTCTCGTTCGAATAGGCCTCACGTTCAAAACTGATATTCTGATATGCCTTGTAACTATCGAGATATACCGCAGTTCTGATAAGCCATTCCGATATGTACAGAATGTAGAAAAAAACAATCAACAATTCTTGCTGCTGCTTCAGATGTATTTTCTCATGGTTGATCAAAACGATATCTTCTTTGAGTCCATCATGCTTTAAAATGATGAAGGGCCAAAGTGATAGACCAACATAGTTCTTATAAAAAAAATGTTTAAAGACTAAGATCATAATCAAAAGTTTAAACGGAGCTTCATAAAGTTAATTGTTATTCAGCCCTTATATTCGATAACTGAACTTTCTTGCCAACAATTACAACCATTCGTTAAAATACTCCTAAACACCCCTAAAATGTACGGTTTTCAAATCGTTTTTTGTTGTTTATCAACAAAATGAAGTAATTTTATACCTATCAAAAGCAAGGCAGAAGGAGGTGATGAAAAAAATAATCCCGCCCGAGGAGGGCGATTTTTACCTATCAAAAGAAGGATATCGGGTGTTTACCCAGCAATATCATTTAAAGAGAGGGTACTGTTGTGAAAGTGGTTGCAGGCACTGCCCCTATGGTTTTGACCCCAAAACGAACCGCCAATGAACATGGTTGTTCGGCATGATTTTTGAGGCTATCTTAATCAGAAAAAAGATGTATTAACACCAAATACAATTATTTGTTATGAAAAAAATTAAAATCCTTGCGATTCCCATGCTTGTGTTGCTGTTCTTAAGCTCATGTACTTCGGTGCGCGTACTTTCGGATTACGACAAAGAGGCGAATTTTGACAGCTACAAAACCTATGCTTTTTACAAAACAGGTATAGACAAGGCCCAAATTTCGGATTTGGACAAAAAACGTATCCTTCGCGCCATTGAGGCCGAAATGGGCAAACGAGGCTTTTCAAAATCTGAGAATCCAGATATTTTAGTGAGCATATTCACCAAAGAAAAAGAACAGGTAGACATCTACAACAACTACTGGGGCGGCTATTATGGCTGGGGATGGAACCCGTATTACTGGGGCCCAGGATGGGGAGGTAGCAATGTAAGCACCCGTACCGAAGGCTCATTGTACATTGACCTCATCGATGCCAAAAGCAAGGAACTGGTATGGCAGGGCAAAGGGGTCGGCAATCTTGTGAACGTAAGCAATATAGAAAAGAAGGAAGAGCGCATTCGCGAATTTGTTTCGGAAATATTGATGCAATACCCACCGAACGCCGTGGCCGCAAAATAAACATATTTTAACCAAGCAAAAGCTCTTTTATTTTTAAAAGGGCTTTTTTTATACGGTGGCCCACCCCATGCAATCGAAAGCCTCCCTTTTTTGTATCTTTATAACAGAAAACCGTCTAGTATGAAGTATATCAGCAACCCTGTTCTTGACAAGCTACCTGCCCATTTGCAGCAGTACATCAAACCACAGGATTACAATGGATATTCGGCTATAGACCAAGCCGTTTGGAGGTACGTAATGCGTAAAAACGTAGATTACCTCAGTAAGATGGCCCATGCTTCCTATCTTGAGGGACTGAAAAAAACCGGGATTTCCATAGACCACATTCCGAACATGTACGGTATGAACCGCATCTTAAAGGAAATCGGTTGGGCGGCCGTAGCCGTTGACGGATTTATTCCCCCTTCGGCCTTTATGGAGTTTCAGGCCTATAACGTTTTGGTCATTGCCTCCGACATACGCCAACTAGACCACATAGAGTACACTCCCGCCCCCGACATTATTCACGAGGGTGCAGGCCACGCTCCCATTATCGCCAACCCCGAGTATGCCGAATACCTTCGCCGTTTCGGAGAAATTGGTTGCAAGGCGATTTCCAATGCGAAAGATTACGAACTCTACGAAGCGGTACGCCACCTTTCCATCATTAAGGAAGCACCCGGCACACCCCAAGAAGAGATCGACAAGGCCGAAAAACATATTGAAGACCTACAAAACAACATGGGCGAACCCAGTGAGATCGCCCTTATTCGCAATCTGCACTGGTGGACTGTGGAGTACGGCCTCATTGGAACACCCGAAAATCCGAAAATATATGGTGCCGGACTTCTTTCCTCGATTGGGGAGAGTGCTTGGTGCATGACCGATAAAGTAAAGAAAATTCCGTATTCCATAGATGCGGCATATACTTCCTTCGACATCACCCAACCTCAACCACAGCTTTTCGTTACACCCGATTTTGCTTACCTGAGCCAGGTATTGGAAGAGTTCGCCAACACCATGGCCCTAAGGCGTGGAGGGTTAAAGGGAATACAAAAACTTATTGAATCGAAAGAACTGGGCACTATTGAACTCAGCACCGGATTGCAGATATCGGGAAATTTCGATAGCGTAATAGAACACGAAGGCAAGCCGGCATTCTTTCAGACCGTTGGACCTACCGCCCTTTCCTTCCGGGAAAAAGAGTTGGTCGGACACAGCACCAAACAGCACGCCACCGGTTTTGGATCGCCCATAGGCAAACTCAAAGGCATCAACCTGGCCATTGAAGACATGAGCCCCCTAGACTTGAAGGCCTATAACATTTTTGAAGGCCAGCAGGTTTCCCTAGAGTTCGAAGGACACATTAAGGTATCGGGAGAAATCATTACGGGTACCCGAAACCTACAGGGCGAAATTATTCTGGTTACCTTTAAAAACTGCCGAGTAAGCCATAAGGACAAAGTATTGTTCGAAAGTAATGACGAACTGTACAATATGGCCGTAGGTCGGGAAATTGTTTCCGCCTTTAACGGTCCGGCCGACCTCAACAGTTTTGACCTGGTTACCCACAAAGTATCATCGAGCACGATAAAAGTCAAGGCCGATTCCGCCCAAAGCAAATTGGAGCAGTATTACGAACAGATACGCCATTTTAGGGAAGGCAAGAACATTACCATCTCAAGACATAAGGTTTTTGAAGCCATCAGGGACGATTACCCTAACGATTGGCTGCTACCCGTGGAGCTATATGAACTCGCCAAAGAGAACGGCGACAATGATTTTGCCCAAGAAATAGCCGCACACCTAGAAACAGTTAAATTGAACCATCCGAAGCTAGGCCATCTGATAGATGATGGACTTAATTTGGTAAATCATAAATTTGAAACCGAAAAATTAAAATAACGATTGGCGCATTTGCCGATCGACCCCAAACCAAACCACTGTGAAACCATTCATCATTCTATTTTTTGCATTAATTCCATCGATATTTGTGGCACAACCCGAAGCAAATTATGACGAAACCAAGGTTCCCAAGTTTACCGTACCGGACCCATTATTGACCTTTAGTGGCGAAGCCATTACCGATAGCGACCAATGGGAAGAAAAACGAAAATTGGAAATCTATCAATTTTTCGAAAAACAGATTTACGGCAAGGTGCCCGCCATGCTCGACGAGTATTCGTTCGAAGTCATAGAGGAAGACAACAACGCTCTGGGTGGCAAGGCTCAGCGCAAACAAATCGCCGTTGGCCTAAAAAAGAACAACCGTTCGCTCAATTTCAACATCCTCCTCTATCTCCCCAAGGGAAACGAAAACGCTCCCGTATTCCTAGGCTATAATTTTCACGGTAACCACACGGTGACCGACGACCCCAAGGTCATCATAACCAAAGCCTGGAACGCGAACGACATCGCCTTGAACATCCAGAACAACAAGGCCACCGAAGCCTCTAGGGGCTCTAGAAAAAACCGCTGGGCCATTGACAAAATACTCGACAACGGATTTGGACTAGCGACGGTCTACTACGGTGAAATCGACCCTGATAAAAACGATTTTTCCGATGGATTGCACAGCCTCTTCTATAGGGAAGGACAAACAAGACCCAAAACAAACGAATGGGGAAGCATTGCCGCATGGGCCTTTGGCCTTAGCCGTGCCATGGATTACCTCGAAAACGACACCAACATTTCCAAGGTTATTGTTTTTGGCCATTCAAGACTGGGCAAGGCCGCACTTTGGGCCGGGGCCTCCGACCCTCGCTTTGACGGAGTGATCAGCAACAATTCCGGATGCGGTGGCGCGGCCTTATCTAAACGCAAATATGGGGAAACCATAGGCCACATCAACAATTCCTTTCCGCATTGGTTTTCGGAAAGCTTCAAGAAATACAGCAACAAAGAAGAAATATTGCCCGTAGACCAGCACCAACTATTGGCATTGATCGCCCCAAGGCCTTTATATGTGGCAAGTGCCGCCGAAGACGAATGGGCCGACCCCAAGGGCGAATTTCTTTCGGCACAGTACGCCACACCGGTATACGCCCTATATGGCAAAAAAGGAATCTCTAAAAGCGATAGCCCCGTTGTCGACAGGCCTATTCAAGAAACCCTAGCCTACCATATACGATCGGGAAAACACGATGTTACCGATTACGATTGGGACCAATACATCAGTTGGGCGCAAAATTTTGTAAAATAACCGAAGAGGTGTCAATCCTTAAGAAAAAAATCGCTTAGATTTTGGTCTACGACCTCGTCTTTGTAGACCAACTGCCACCCCATGGAATTTGTTAAGATGTAAAACTTCTGAAGTTCGCTTATCAGACGGTTCCGGGCATTCGTTTTTAACGATGAGGCTTCCACCTTTTTCATCAACGAGGCCTTGACGTTTTTCTTGATCTTATTATAATCGCTAGCCTCGAACATATTCAAGTAGTCTGAACTCACATCATAATACTCAAAGTCGGGATTGATCTTTACCTCGGGCTCAGGTATACTTTTGATTCGCAATATCTTATTGACCTCATCGACTTCAAAGTCTATTTGATTCAGGTCATAAGCTATGGTAACATCGGCATTGACCACTACCAAGGCTTTCTTTTCCGCGGAGATAAAGGGACCGAAAAGCATTTTGGAATCTTTGTAATTGTAAACTTCGGCAAAATGTCCTTCGGTAACGATCAATTTACTGACGTTGTCTATCTGTGTTTGGATAAGCATACTGTTTTCTTGAAGGATGCTTTTCTCCTCCCTTTCATCGGCACATGAACGGAACACCAAAACTACCGCCAAGGTGACAATAACCCCTACAAATACTTTTTTCATAAGTTGAAGTTACAATACAAATTGAAATTAACGAAACGGAAAAAGGATTCTACCCCCCAGAAATTTGACCGGAAAAATCCATGAAGGGAAACTGCTTTTGAACGTTGTTGATCTTAAGCCCCAAAGATTTTAAGAACGTTTTATGCTGTTCCGATTCCGGATGAAAGGGCCTGTGACGTAATCCTTTTTGAATGGCATCGACCTGCTGCATTGATTCTTGGGCTCCCTCCGTAATCCATACCGATTTAAACCTCTCCCAGATATAATCAACCGCCAATTGATTGGGGTGTACCATATCCTCTTTGTAGAAGCGGTAATCCCTAAGCTCGTCCATCTGGATTTCGTACGAAGGAAAATATGACACCCCCTCTTGCAGAACCCCATGGACCGCCGAAATCAAATGCGCCTTACTTCTTTGATTCTCCACAAAACCGTCCTTTAGATGACGTACGGGCGATACGGTTAAAATAAACTGCACCTTCGGGTTTACCGAACGAACGGAGTCCATAATGGTATTCAGGGCCGCCTTCATTTCCGCAATGCCCAACAGTTCCTTTGAGAATTGTTTCTGCGGGACTTTATGACAGTTGGCCACTACCGCGTCGGTTTCTAAGTGGCGATACACCCATGCCGTTCCCAAGGTGATGCCGATATGGGTAGCGGTCGCCAGATGTTCCGCCGTTTTTTCCAATCCATCATTGAGTGCTCCCAATAGGGTTTCTTGGGAAAGGGCACTTAGATCGGAATGGGCCTCATAACACTGCCAGCGTTCGTTATGATAAAATATATCATCTTGGGTATACCGCTTCTTCCGAAGGGCCCGAGATACCAAATTTTCAATGGCCAAGGGATGAAACAAAATACCGAAAGGATTCCGGAGTGACCGAAACTTAAAGTAGGTGGACTTTCCCCCGATATTTTCAGAAAAACAAGAACCCAGAAAAACCAAGCGACTTTCATAATCGATTTGGTTTGAGGCCTTTTGTAAAGGTATTTGTGTTTGGAGTTTCATTATCGTTTATTTTCTGGCTAGCATTTAAAAATAGCAGCCTACCTCATTTCTACGCTTCCCTATTGTTTTCAATCCATTAATTGAATCAGTATTCCCATTATACCAATGGCCAGACATAATGGAACAAAAACCTTTGAGTCCGCCTTCGCGAATGCGGTATGTTTTACTTTCTTAAAAAAGCCCAAATAATTAAAATCGCCTATGGCCCGTAAAATAAAAATAAAAGGAATAAACCAATATCCATAATTTATCACCCCATTCAGACCTTGAATAGTTAGGAGTCCTGATTTCATCAGGTAAACCAAAGCAAATAAAACCAAGACAACTCCCACCACCAGGGTCGCTATTGGGGGAATCTTAGGCAGGCTCCCCATTGCCTTTTGTGGGGATCACTTTCCCTACCGCCCAATCGCCTCCAAAAAGCCAATAGAAATGCAAACCTCCAAGTACGATAAAAACCAAGAACAGAATTAAGGACAAAACCATAATAATCATACGTTTACGCTTTTAAATACTCGTTTCTTTATTTTATTGATCGGGCAAATTTCCTATAAAACAATGGAAGCAAGACTTAACTTTGGGTAATTAATGCCTTGAAAGCTGATTTCTGATCCTACTTAATGACTGTGGGGTAATGCCCAAATAACTCGCGATATGCTTTAGGGAATACTTTTGAAAATAATCAGGATGTTCTTTCATCAAAAGCAAGTATCGCTCCCTTGGATTCAAAAATAACAGCTGTTCGGTTCTACGTTTACTGTTGACGAATATTTGCTCACTTATGATCCTCCCAAATTTATTCCAATAAAAAGAAGTTTCGTAAAGCGCATTGAGCCCTGTCCTATCTAAAAAAATGGCCTCCCCTTTTTCAATACCCTGAATAGACAAGGTGGCCGGTTCTTCGCGTATAAAACTCTCATAATCCGTAATGAATTCGTTTTCGGACCTTAGCAAGAGATTGGTTTCCACCAATTGGTCATTGGTGTGGTAAGACCGTATGGAACCCGACTTAATAAAAGCAATAAAACCACATATTTGCGGAGGCCGGAGCAACTGCTCCCCTTCGTCAAAGCCAACTATCGACAGATAGGGCTCTATCGCCTTCCAATCGTGCTCTTCAAAAGGTAATACCTGGTTCAATATGTGTTGTAAGGATTCGATGGCTATGTTCGGGATAAGGGATATGGTATTATTTGTCTTTTACCTGTCTTTTTTAATTAAATAAGCAACGTATCGATCTAGTCTTCCCGTAATGTTGCGATGACCTTAGCAATATTCTTTTTCTCGAACCGGCCTATGAGGCTGAGTAAAAAACCGATAATCTTGGATTGGGGCGTCTTAATGAGTTCACTCAATTTCAGCACTACCCCATCAATATTTTTAATCGCTTCCTCTTGATGTTCCATACCCAAACCCCAAAGTAAGTTCGCATTGCCCCATGACACCTCCCTGGCCTTGGCCATACTAAAATCGATAATCTTCTCGTCTGAATTTTTCCCTGCCCAATCCAACATAAAAAGCAAAGGGGACACACGGCCAAGCCGGTCTTGTATTTCATTGACAATATCGGAAAGAATACGGTTTACCGTGTTATAGTCGGTTTCTATTTCCGCTAACTCCTTTTCCCTCATAACGGCACTTACCGCCATGGCCAGATCCAGATTGATATGCGTATTGATTCCGAGCATAACGTGCTGTAGAATGGTCAAGGGCTCTTTGGCGTTTTTGAAAACAAAATCCCACGACCTGCTTACCTCGAGGCCATTTGAATAAGCGTGGTAGGCGTCGAGATAGAAATTGGCGAATTCAACATCGAATTTTACCATTCGGTCATTATCCTCGAAATTTCCGAGCTCTACTTCTTTTAGTATTTGGGCCGTAGTCCTTCTGTACACATAGGCGAACAAGCCCATGCGGCTATTGGTTGCAATGGCGGTATCAATTATAACATCCAATTGACGGAGCACTTCTGTTATGGTAGTCGGACGGCTAATCTTATCTGTTTATTTATGACTGTTTAAACTTAAAATCTCCTGTAAGTTACTTCATTTTCGCCATATGCTACCGACCTATTCGATACGCTTAGGTTTCCCTTCCAACACCAAATAAAAAGAAAAACGCCTCGCCTAAATGAGCGAAGCGTTGTTATAATTTACTTTATATAATCTTTAGCCTTGGCCAAGGCCTCATCGATTCCTTCGGGCTTTTTACCCCCTGCGGTAGCAAAGAAGGGTTGGCCACCGCCGCCACCTTGGATGAATTTCCCCAATTCCCTCACAATGGTTCCGGCATTCAAATCTTTTGCCCCTACCAGCTCTTTAGAAATGTAACAAGACAATAATGCTTTTCCATTTTGTTCCGTTGCAAAAAGAAGGAAGAGGTTATCTTGGTTCTGCCCCATTTCAAAAGAAAGGTCTTTGATTCCCGCGGCATCCAAATCTATTTTCTTGGCTAAAAACTGAACCCCGTTCACTTCTTGGAGTTCATTTTTCAGCTCTATTTTTAGGTTTTTCGCCTTATCTTTTAAAAGTGCCTCCACTTCTTTTTTCAGCTTTGCATTTTCTTCCTGCAAGGTTGACACCGCCTTAACAGGATCTTGGGCATTGTTCAATAAGCCTTTGATATCTAAAAGAACCCTATCGTTCTCGGCATAGAAATCTTTTACGGCATCGGAGGTAATGGCCTCAATTCTCCTGATTCCCGAAGCCACGGCGCCCTCTGACTTTATTTTAAAATGCCAGATATCGCCGGTATTCTTTACATGGGTCCCCCCACAAAGTTCAATTGAGCGACCAAAGCGGACCGTGCGAACGGTATCGCCGTACTTTTCCCCAAAAAGGGCCATAGCCCCTTCTTCAAGTGCTTTCTCCACCGGAATGTTACGTTGCTCCTCAAAAGGCAATTGTCCGGCAATACGGGCGTTTACAAAATTCTCTACTTCCCGCAGTTCCTCAGGTGTTACTTTTGAAAAATGCGAAAAATCAAAACGAAGGTATTTGGAATGTACCGCAGACCCTTTTTGCTCGACATGTTTACCGAGTACCTCACGCAAGGCCTGGTGCAATAAATGTGTAGCCGTATGGTTGGCCTGCGTACGCTCGCGCTGTTTCTTATCGACAACGGCCCTAAAGGTCCCGTTTAGGTCGGCAGGAAGGTTTTTGGTAAAATGGATAATCTCGTTGTTCTCTTTTTTGGTATCTAGGATGTAGACTACATCCCCATTCGGCATCTCCAAGTAGCCTTTATCGCCAACTTGTCCGCCGCCTTCAGGGTAGAAGGGGGTTAGGTTAAATACCAATTGATATTGCTCGCCCGCTTTTTTAGAGGTCACCTTTCTGTACTTCACCAGCTTTACGTTGGTTTCAAGCATATCGTAACCCACAAATTCCTGCTCTAAATCACTGGAGAGCACTTCCCAATCATCCTTGGAGATTTCCGAGGCGGATTTTGAACGGTTTTTCTGCTCTTGCATAGCGAGCTCAAAACCTTTTTCATCTAAGGTCAAACCTTTTTCCGAAAGGATCAGGGCGGTCAAATCGATTGGAAAACCATAGGTATCATAGAGTTCAAAAGCCTTTCTTCCGTCAACTTCCTTGCCCTTGACATTCAAAATTACCTGATCCAAAAGCACAAGCCCTTGTTCTAGGGTCTTTAAGAAAGAATACTCTTCTTCCTTTATTACGTTTTCTATCAGTTGGCGTTGTTCTTTCAACTCTGGGAAAGCTTCCCCCATATCTTCCGTCAATACATTGACCAAACGGTACATAAAAGGCTCCTTGGTGTTCAAAAAGGTAAATCCGTAGCGAACGGCCCTTCTCAAAATACGCCTTATCACGTAACCGGCACCGGTATTGCTTGGCAACTGTCCGTCAGCGATGGAGAAGGACACAGCACGAATATGATCCGCAATAACCCGGATGGCTATATCGATTTCCTCGTCTTTGCCATATTTGCTATGGGTAATGGTTTCAATCTCACGAATGATCGGTTTAAAGACATCGGTATCGTAGTTCGACTGAACACCTTGCATGACCATACACAAGCGTTC is from Zobellia galactanivorans and encodes:
- a CDS encoding glucosaminidase domain-containing protein, giving the protein MSIFFIGCKAKRTVASRSESPKQKKEVVVVKKESKKSDDGLYPMPEDTGKFVRFNIDSPEEYVETFAEIAQMEMKAFGIPASITLAQGLLESGLGKGALALKTNNHFGIKCHTGWEGDYDFHDDDEKGECFRKYNHPMYSYRDHSLFLKHRSRYAFLFDYRSDDYKRWAKGLRQAGYATDRHYPQKLISLIERYELHKYDTEIAKQGFHRPKTEEPVIASRAQSRVHVVQKGDTLYSISRAYSVSVDDLKRWNYMYDNNLAIGQKLTVKTQNFNK
- a CDS encoding aromatic amino acid hydroxylase, whose translation is MKYISNPVLDKLPAHLQQYIKPQDYNGYSAIDQAVWRYVMRKNVDYLSKMAHASYLEGLKKTGISIDHIPNMYGMNRILKEIGWAAVAVDGFIPPSAFMEFQAYNVLVIASDIRQLDHIEYTPAPDIIHEGAGHAPIIANPEYAEYLRRFGEIGCKAISNAKDYELYEAVRHLSIIKEAPGTPQEEIDKAEKHIEDLQNNMGEPSEIALIRNLHWWTVEYGLIGTPENPKIYGAGLLSSIGESAWCMTDKVKKIPYSIDAAYTSFDITQPQPQLFVTPDFAYLSQVLEEFANTMALRRGGLKGIQKLIESKELGTIELSTGLQISGNFDSVIEHEGKPAFFQTVGPTALSFREKELVGHSTKQHATGFGSPIGKLKGINLAIEDMSPLDLKAYNIFEGQQVSLEFEGHIKVSGEIITGTRNLQGEIILVTFKNCRVSHKDKVLFESNDELYNMAVGREIVSAFNGPADLNSFDLVTHKVSSSTIKVKADSAQSKLEQYYEQIRHFREGKNITISRHKVFEAIRDDYPNDWLLPVELYELAKENGDNDFAQEIAAHLETVKLNHPKLGHLIDDGLNLVNHKFETEKLK
- a CDS encoding DUF4230 domain-containing protein gives rise to the protein MKKVFVGVIVTLAVVLVFRSCADEREEKSILQENSMLIQTQIDNVSKLIVTEGHFAEVYNYKDSKMLFGPFISAEKKALVVVNADVTIAYDLNQIDFEVDEVNKILRIKSIPEPEVKINPDFEYYDVSSDYLNMFEASDYNKIKKNVKASLMKKVEASSLKTNARNRLISELQKFYILTNSMGWQLVYKDEVVDQNLSDFFLKD
- a CDS encoding DUF5522 domain-containing protein, translated to MKKIIPPEEGDFYLSKEGYRVFTQQYHLKRGYCCESGCRHCPYGFDPKTNRQ
- a CDS encoding DUF4136 domain-containing protein, which gives rise to MKKIKILAIPMLVLLFLSSCTSVRVLSDYDKEANFDSYKTYAFYKTGIDKAQISDLDKKRILRAIEAEMGKRGFSKSENPDILVSIFTKEKEQVDIYNNYWGGYYGWGWNPYYWGPGWGGSNVSTRTEGSLYIDLIDAKSKELVWQGKGVGNLVNVSNIEKKEERIREFVSEILMQYPPNAVAAK
- a CDS encoding 1-aminocyclopropane-1-carboxylate deaminase/D-cysteine desulfhydrase, with translation MGEVTKNQEINLAILAEKAVSLVLKREDRIHPLISGNKYRKLKYNLEEARTKGFGTLLTFGGAFSNHIAATAYAGQLHGFKTVGVIRGEEIAEKWRGNGTLKLAHSHGMEFNFISREAYRNKDSKALLAGLEERFGKFYLLPEGGTNALAIKGCEEILTPDDAVFDVVCCAVGTGGTIAGISNAAHDSQKVLGFPALKGDFLQEDICKFAPRGNWKLITDYHFGGYAKLTEALVQFINDFNLKTQIPLDPVYTGKMVYGILDLVKNGYFPPKTKILAIHTGGLQGIAGMNQSLKKKNLPLINI
- the hemL gene encoding glutamate-1-semialdehyde 2,1-aminomutase, with translation MLYQRSSALFAEAQKYIPGGVNSPVRAFKAVGGDPIFVKKAKGAYLYDEDDNRLIDYIASWGPLILGHAHEPVINAVIEKAKQGTSFGMPTEIETQLAQLAVSMVPNIDKIRFVNSGTEACMSAVRLARGYTGKDKIIKFAGCYHGHSDSFLIQAGSGAVTFGSPNSPGVTQGTAKDTLLAQYNDLESVRALVEANKGEIATIIIEPIAGNMGCIVPSDEFIKGLRELCTQEGILLLFDEVMTGFRLGKGGAQEALGIDADIVCFGKVIGGGLPVGAFAAKAEIMAHLAPEGPVYQAGTLSGNPLAMAAGLAMLTELDKHPEVFESLAKKTAYLHEGLDAVLKDKGVPYQINRFGSMISVHFTEEPVVDFDSSAKGNNETFKKYFHGMLQNGVYLPPSAFESYFLNDALSYADIDETVEALKKVEL
- a CDS encoding glucuronyl esterase domain-containing protein, translated to MKPFIILFFALIPSIFVAQPEANYDETKVPKFTVPDPLLTFSGEAITDSDQWEEKRKLEIYQFFEKQIYGKVPAMLDEYSFEVIEEDNNALGGKAQRKQIAVGLKKNNRSLNFNILLYLPKGNENAPVFLGYNFHGNHTVTDDPKVIITKAWNANDIALNIQNNKATEASRGSRKNRWAIDKILDNGFGLATVYYGEIDPDKNDFSDGLHSLFYREGQTRPKTNEWGSIAAWAFGLSRAMDYLENDTNISKVIVFGHSRLGKAALWAGASDPRFDGVISNNSGCGGAALSKRKYGETIGHINNSFPHWFSESFKKYSNKEEILPVDQHQLLALIAPRPLYVASAAEDEWADPKGEFLSAQYATPVYALYGKKGISKSDSPVVDRPIQETLAYHIRSGKHDVTDYDWDQYISWAQNFVK